A region of Bacteroidia bacterium DNA encodes the following proteins:
- a CDS encoding GEVED domain-containing protein — MRNFIFSRLRSWRLALTVAVVSLGLASSATAQVNGYTATTGTGATWENLSGGTIIMSASNDDIPSVVQNIGFNFNFGGTVYTQYSVSPDGFLKFGGIAASSQYTNTNSATNQPKLFPWWNDLALGGSGLGGEIRYQVFGTAPNRKLVIQWYVTIPRSTSAAANAQFQVTLSEGTNTIQYVYGSPNTATDGMSGASIGISTSTTDFISLDAARVPSTTVFTTSITNYNGTNYPYVLFTPPPCQDPPTAGTAVSSVPKACANVAFSLNLTGQSGGVQTYQWQSSPNGSSWSDISGATSVPYSATQTSATYYRCKVTCGSTVSSVSVFVDMEAPNNCYCTPTYSNACTSDDKITNFTFSNINNTSDCSPQNYNYYSGLTANVYTGLSYPTSFTFGYAGQGCKVWVDFNDNGSFEDAGEMVFSLQATSSVSGTIVIPGNAPAGVHRMRVRCVWNTLTFTSCSAQSYGETEDYNINIVAGSPCVDPPTAGTANSTLPKVCSGSSFSVYLTGNSNGLNQTYQWQSSPNGSSWSNITGATDTFRVATQTSATYYRCNVTCGSTVSSVSVFVDMEAPNNCYCTPTYSTGCTDDDDIINFTFSNINNTSTCSPGPSYYTYYSGLTANAAAGSSYPVSVTFGNNTYSEGCKVWVDFNDNGSFEDAGEMVFSLQATSSVSGTIVIPGNAPAGVHRMRVRCVYGNLTFTSCDNQSYGETEDYKINITIPACPAPYALAATNISLTTADLTWSGSGQGSYILEWGPLGFVQGTGTTVNPATSPVSLSGLNPGTDYSFYVRQDCGIDGLSTVTGPSNFQTQTPGESCVTASTIATYQDSASIVITVINSGASQDGPNANCSSGSGNVPDDDRWVKFIAPNTTNKLRVRSYPGNNSDWVMEVWDGCPGSGSVIACSDDGPGNNLMPLTDLCGLTPGNAYYVRLWSWATGLVGRTCSLAIFETTPCPVPPPNDQCINATMLNVNPSCVSTNGTTIAASSGANPSASCNMYGAKNDVWYKFNTGCNTNIGITVATSTGTHGFNLNSDCSGTQVGSNCNTSQGTLNYTGLVRYTDYYVRVWSIPGSEGNFTVCVTGTLGVPPIITSTTPDSRIGAGVVNLGATSSFGSVRWYDQLIGGTLLFTGNSYSQVISNTTTYYVEAFGDCASPTRTAVTATVMLPYVVNTMTAINITHNGASLNWTYNGNTPCDSVKVYIKKSIANSWFKIETLSGAPLNFQRQQLQANTNYLWQCQTFYNGTGYWGPTSTFTTAGICASFTGTNETNVTDSAATLNWLTSGTPDSVKVLYRRTGSNNWASVTTTNAYVALTGLWQATNYEWKAQTYCNGVINTTSNLDNFTTLPTCEIPTNLANAYYSPTQRKLSWDLISGASSYNIQWRLQGNPNWISIMNNVDTTRNLGGLSESSTYEWRVRTNCNGSYGPWSSINTFTHVNTKTMGATALNAVVYPIPTRNGYVSVRFQGEAGMSYNILVTDVTGRVIATQNGTAELSNDILVNLNGASSGVYNLSLRCGESTFNHKVVVE; from the coding sequence ATGCGTAATTTTATTTTTTCACGATTGCGAAGTTGGCGTTTGGCGCTGACGGTTGCTGTGGTTTCGTTAGGCTTAGCCTCATCTGCCACAGCTCAGGTAAATGGTTACACCGCTACTACCGGTACGGGAGCTACTTGGGAAAACCTAAGTGGTGGAACCATTATTATGTCTGCTTCTAATGACGATATTCCTTCAGTGGTTCAGAACATTGGGTTTAACTTTAACTTCGGGGGCACTGTTTACACCCAGTATTCAGTATCACCGGACGGTTTTTTGAAGTTTGGCGGGATAGCTGCTTCTTCTCAGTACACGAATACGAATAGTGCTACGAACCAGCCTAAACTATTTCCTTGGTGGAATGATTTGGCTCTGGGGGGATCTGGTTTAGGCGGGGAGATTCGGTATCAGGTTTTTGGTACAGCCCCTAACCGGAAGTTGGTAATCCAGTGGTATGTTACGATTCCGCGAAGCACAAGTGCTGCCGCCAATGCTCAGTTTCAGGTTACTCTTTCAGAGGGCACTAACACCATTCAATATGTATATGGTTCACCGAATACAGCAACGGACGGAATGTCAGGTGCTTCTATCGGGATTTCTACGAGCACTACTGACTTTATCAGCTTAGATGCTGCTCGTGTACCCAGCACAACCGTTTTTACTACCTCTATAACTAACTATAATGGGACAAATTATCCCTATGTGTTGTTTACGCCGCCGCCATGTCAGGATCCGCCTACGGCAGGTACGGCTGTTAGCTCTGTGCCTAAGGCTTGTGCTAACGTTGCGTTTTCCTTAAACCTAACTGGCCAGTCCGGTGGGGTTCAGACCTACCAGTGGCAGTCTTCTCCGAACGGTTCTTCTTGGTCAGATATTAGTGGAGCTACTTCTGTTCCGTATAGTGCTACCCAGACATCAGCTACTTATTATCGTTGCAAAGTAACCTGTGGTTCAACGGTTTCATCTGTTTCTGTATTTGTAGATATGGAAGCCCCGAATAACTGCTACTGCACGCCTACGTATTCAAACGCTTGTACCAGTGATGATAAAATCACGAACTTTACCTTTTCTAACATTAATAATACTTCCGATTGCTCACCACAGAATTATAATTACTATTCCGGTTTGACGGCCAATGTTTATACCGGCTTATCTTATCCAACATCATTTACCTTTGGCTATGCAGGTCAAGGTTGTAAGGTTTGGGTAGATTTCAATGACAATGGTAGTTTTGAAGATGCCGGAGAAATGGTATTTAGCCTGCAAGCTACAAGTTCTGTTAGTGGTACGATCGTTATTCCGGGTAATGCTCCTGCGGGTGTTCACCGGATGCGCGTTCGTTGTGTTTGGAACACCCTTACCTTTACCTCTTGTAGTGCCCAATCTTACGGAGAGACAGAAGACTATAATATTAACATAGTAGCGGGTTCTCCTTGTGTGGATCCCCCTACTGCCGGTACTGCTAACAGTACTTTACCTAAGGTTTGTTCCGGTTCATCATTTTCAGTATATCTCACGGGTAATTCTAATGGTTTAAACCAGACTTATCAGTGGCAGTCTTCTCCGAATGGTTCTTCTTGGTCAAATATCACCGGAGCTACCGATACATTTAGGGTTGCTACCCAGACATCAGCTACTTATTATCGTTGCAATGTAACCTGTGGTTCAACGGTTTCATCTGTTTCTGTATTTGTAGATATGGAAGCCCCGAATAACTGCTACTGCACGCCTACGTATTCAACCGGCTGCACTGATGATGATGATATTATTAATTTTACTTTTTCTAACATTAACAATACTTCTACCTGTTCTCCTGGCCCGTCATATTATACTTACTATTCCGGTTTAACGGCCAATGCGGCTGCTGGTTCTTCTTATCCGGTGTCTGTTACATTTGGTAATAATACTTATAGTGAAGGTTGTAAGGTTTGGGTAGATTTCAATGACAATGGTAGTTTTGAAGATGCCGGAGAAATGGTATTTAGCCTGCAAGCTACAAGTTCTGTTAGTGGTACGATCGTTATTCCGGGTAATGCTCCTGCGGGTGTTCACCGGATGCGCGTTCGTTGTGTTTATGGTAATCTTACCTTTACCTCTTGTGATAATCAATCTTACGGAGAGACTGAGGATTATAAGATTAACATCACGATACCTGCCTGCCCTGCTCCTTATGCGTTGGCCGCTACTAACATTTCTTTGACGACTGCCGATTTGACATGGTCAGGCTCCGGTCAAGGAAGCTATATTTTAGAATGGGGACCACTTGGTTTTGTTCAGGGTACCGGCACTACCGTTAATCCGGCTACTTCTCCGGTATCTTTAAGTGGCTTGAATCCCGGAACTGATTATTCTTTCTATGTACGGCAAGATTGCGGTATTGACGGCTTGAGCACTGTTACCGGCCCGAGTAATTTCCAGACACAAACTCCCGGTGAATCTTGCGTAACTGCCTCTACTATAGCTACTTATCAGGACTCAGCATCTATTGTTATTACAGTAATTAACTCTGGTGCTTCCCAAGATGGCCCGAATGCAAATTGTTCCAGTGGTAGTGGAAATGTCCCTGATGATGACCGTTGGGTTAAGTTTATTGCTCCGAATACGACTAACAAGTTACGTGTTCGTTCCTATCCGGGTAATAATTCTGACTGGGTTATGGAAGTATGGGATGGTTGTCCGGGTTCAGGGAGCGTAATAGCTTGCTCTGATGATGGCCCCGGAAATAATCTTATGCCCCTAACTGACCTCTGCGGCTTAACACCCGGAAATGCTTACTATGTACGTTTGTGGTCATGGGCTACTGGCCTTGTAGGCAGAACTTGTAGTTTGGCTATCTTTGAGACCACACCATGCCCCGTTCCACCACCAAACGACCAGTGTATCAATGCTACTATGTTGAATGTAAATCCTAGCTGTGTTTCAACCAATGGAACTACAATTGCAGCTTCTTCAGGTGCAAATCCCTCTGCAAGTTGTAATATGTACGGTGCTAAGAACGATGTTTGGTACAAGTTCAATACCGGCTGTAATACCAATATTGGCATTACAGTAGCTACTTCTACCGGAACTCATGGATTTAATTTGAATTCAGACTGCAGCGGAACACAAGTTGGCAGTAATTGTAATACTTCACAAGGTACTTTAAACTACACTGGCTTAGTACGTTATACAGATTACTATGTAAGAGTATGGTCAATACCGGGTAGCGAAGGTAATTTTACTGTTTGTGTAACTGGTACTCTTGGTGTACCACCTATCATTACCTCAACTACACCGGATAGCCGCATAGGTGCAGGTGTCGTTAATTTAGGTGCCACTTCATCTTTTGGCAGCGTTAGATGGTATGACCAACTTATCGGAGGCACTTTATTATTTACCGGAAATTCTTATAGCCAAGTTATTAGTAATACTACAACTTATTATGTAGAGGCTTTCGGAGATTGTGCATCACCTACACGCACCGCAGTTACTGCAACGGTTATGCTTCCTTATGTCGTAAACACGATGACAGCAATCAACATCACCCATAATGGTGCTTCACTTAATTGGACTTACAATGGAAATACTCCTTGTGATTCAGTTAAAGTGTATATCAAGAAATCCATAGCTAATAGCTGGTTTAAGATTGAGACGTTATCTGGTGCTCCACTAAATTTCCAACGTCAACAATTGCAGGCAAATACAAACTACTTATGGCAATGCCAGACATTCTATAATGGAACCGGATATTGGGGGCCTACATCAACCTTTACTACTGCCGGAATCTGCGCTTCATTCACTGGAACTAACGAAACTAATGTAACTGACAGTGCTGCTACGCTTAACTGGCTCACATCAGGGACACCGGATAGCGTTAAAGTACTATATCGTAGAACGGGAAGTAACAACTGGGCTTCTGTAACCACTACCAATGCTTATGTTGCACTTACTGGCCTTTGGCAAGCAACTAATTATGAGTGGAAAGCTCAGACATACTGTAATGGTGTTATTAATACTACTTCTAATTTAGATAACTTCACTACATTACCTACTTGTGAGATACCAACTAATTTAGCAAATGCTTATTATTCACCTACTCAGCGGAAACTTTCTTGGGATCTTATATCAGGAGCATCGAGCTACAATATACAGTGGCGTTTACAAGGTAATCCTAACTGGATATCTATTATGAATAATGTAGATACGACCCGTAATTTAGGTGGTTTATCTGAAAGCAGTACCTATGAGTGGCGTGTACGTACCAATTGTAATGGCAGCTATGGTCCATGGTCATCCATAAATACGTTTACACACGTAAATACCAAGACTATGGGAGCTACTGCCTTAAATGCTGTTGTGTATCCTATTCCGACCCGTAACGGATATGTATCTGTTCGCTTCCAAGGCGAAGCCGGTATGAGTTACAATATTTTGGTAACAGACGTAACCGGTCGCGTAATAGCTACTCAAAACGGCACAGCCGAACTCTCCAATGATATATTAGTAAACCTAAATGGTGCATCCTCAGGCGTTTACAACCTATCATTAAGATGTGGCGAATCTACCTTTAATCATAAAGTAGTTGTTGAGTAA
- a CDS encoding OmpA family protein, producing the protein MKKSISLSIGLKWGFFFIICIFASAGYTQNSKKVPSLPISLLEGLAPPAKRSAFPRNAVWRGEWRGDKDYNNQFLFIFEVHLQELENNKIEGAFYWELSKMPFPPEPPYSLSDIGKKATEFVRGSYDPLAKTMILNGSKKDDPDTIIGLARYKLTFSKDFGEFNGVTLNLAYQTNVETDGVIWTKKAEVYAFENVVFKSASDEMLPESYPELDKAAKWLKDNPTIRIYLNGHTDRGNSDESKNNQLSLQRAQAVTNYLISKGINSDRITPRGFGNTRPIESNETEEGRKRNRRVEVEIRTD; encoded by the coding sequence ATGAAAAAGTCTATTTCATTAAGTATTGGGTTAAAATGGGGGTTCTTTTTCATTATTTGCATATTTGCATCTGCCGGATACACCCAAAACAGCAAAAAAGTCCCTTCCTTGCCAATATCATTATTAGAAGGCTTAGCGCCTCCGGCTAAACGAAGTGCTTTTCCCAGAAATGCTGTCTGGCGCGGCGAATGGCGCGGCGATAAAGACTATAACAATCAATTCCTATTCATTTTTGAAGTTCACCTGCAAGAATTAGAAAACAATAAAATAGAAGGCGCTTTTTATTGGGAACTAAGTAAAATGCCTTTCCCCCCTGAACCGCCCTACTCTCTTTCTGATATAGGAAAAAAAGCCACTGAATTTGTGCGTGGAAGTTATGACCCACTTGCTAAAACCATGATTCTCAATGGATCTAAAAAAGATGATCCAGATACTATCATCGGCTTAGCTCGATATAAATTAACTTTTAGCAAAGATTTTGGTGAATTTAATGGTGTTACATTAAATCTTGCTTATCAAACGAATGTTGAAACTGATGGTGTCATCTGGACTAAAAAAGCAGAAGTTTATGCTTTTGAAAATGTTGTATTTAAGTCTGCATCAGATGAAATGCTTCCGGAATCCTATCCTGAACTTGACAAAGCTGCCAAATGGCTTAAAGATAACCCTACTATCCGAATTTATCTAAACGGGCACACTGATAGAGGTAACTCTGACGAATCAAAAAACAATCAACTTTCGCTACAACGTGCTCAGGCAGTTACAAACTATTTGATTAGCAAAGGAATAAATTCGGATAGAATAACGCCAAGAGGTTTTGGAAACACACGCCCCATCGAAAGTAACGAAACCGAAGAAGGTAGAAAAAGAAACAGAAGAGTGGAAGTGGAAATCAGAACTGACTAA
- a CDS encoding 2-oxo acid dehydrogenase subunit E2, with amino-acid sequence MARVEMVMPKMGESIMEATILKWTKKIGDVIETDESILEIATDKVDSEVPSPSGGTLAEILFPEGAVVPVGTVIAVLETNATNNTASKTNTKPELTTNKEVISKIASSSDALQPVLTNLLLEKPQSGRFYSPLVMNIAKEEGISTDELDRIPGTGNEGRVTKKDILQYLELKKAGNLTGTNASTVPPVIQLDKPVNNTQKIVTESVATPVSTPKKSFSFNGNFEIIEMDRMRKVIAENMLYSKQTSPHVTSFVEADVTNLVLWREKNKSIFEKKYGEKLTFTPMFVEAVCKAIRDLPMVNISVDGDKIIVKKDINIGVAVALPTNNLIVPTLRRADKLNLAGLAASVNDLANRARINKLSFTDLEDGTFTISNVGTFGNVMGTPIIMQPQCAVLATGAIRKKPAVLETPTGDVIAIRHLMFLSHSYDHRVIDGALGGTFVRRVADYLEAWDINREV; translated from the coding sequence ATGGCCCGCGTTGAAATGGTAATGCCCAAAATGGGCGAAAGTATCATGGAAGCAACTATTCTTAAATGGACAAAAAAGATAGGTGATGTTATTGAAACCGATGAATCTATTCTTGAAATTGCTACTGATAAAGTAGATTCAGAGGTGCCTTCCCCAAGTGGCGGAACATTAGCCGAAATATTATTTCCGGAAGGTGCAGTTGTTCCAGTAGGAACTGTTATTGCAGTGCTTGAAACCAATGCCACTAACAATACAGCTTCAAAGACTAATACAAAACCGGAACTCACCACAAATAAGGAAGTTATATCTAAGATTGCCAGTTCTTCCGATGCGTTACAACCCGTTTTGACAAACCTTTTATTAGAAAAACCACAGTCCGGCCGGTTTTATTCTCCCTTAGTTATGAATATTGCCAAAGAAGAAGGAATTTCTACAGACGAACTGGATAGAATCCCCGGAACAGGTAATGAAGGTAGAGTTACGAAAAAAGATATTCTGCAATATTTAGAACTTAAAAAAGCCGGTAATCTTACCGGAACGAATGCTTCAACAGTTCCACCGGTTATTCAGTTAGACAAACCGGTAAATAACACCCAAAAGATTGTTACAGAATCAGTTGCTACTCCAGTCTCTACTCCCAAAAAATCATTTTCCTTTAATGGTAATTTTGAAATAATCGAGATGGACAGGATGCGGAAAGTGATAGCCGAAAATATGCTGTATTCTAAGCAGACTTCCCCGCATGTAACTTCATTTGTAGAGGCAGACGTTACCAACTTGGTTTTGTGGAGAGAGAAAAATAAATCTATTTTCGAGAAAAAATATGGGGAAAAGCTAACCTTCACACCGATGTTTGTAGAGGCCGTTTGCAAGGCGATTCGGGATTTACCGATGGTTAATATTTCGGTAGATGGCGATAAAATTATTGTTAAGAAAGATATAAACATAGGCGTTGCGGTTGCGCTACCTACGAATAACTTGATTGTTCCTACTTTGCGCCGCGCAGATAAGTTAAACTTAGCCGGTTTAGCTGCCAGCGTGAATGACTTAGCTAACCGTGCGAGAATCAACAAGTTGTCTTTTACTGACTTAGAAGATGGAACTTTTACAATTTCTAATGTAGGTACTTTTGGGAATGTTATGGGAACTCCTATAATTATGCAGCCGCAGTGTGCGGTATTGGCTACCGGTGCTATTCGGAAAAAGCCGGCTGTTTTGGAAACCCCCACAGGAGATGTAATCGCAATCCGGCATTTGATGTTTTTATCCCATTCTTACGACCACCGCGTTATTGACGGAGCATTAGGCGGAACTTTCGTTCGTAGAGTGGCTGACTACTTAGAAGCGTGGGATATTAATAGAGAAGTCTAA